One Paenibacillus riograndensis SBR5 DNA segment encodes these proteins:
- a CDS encoding 3-hydroxyacyl-CoA dehydrogenase family protein: MHTFETIGIIGAGVMGSDLALDLASQGYRVILKDIHEEALEKAKVKIREDFKLVKLMKKELPVKKIEQVLSNIMFTTTYQSFHAVPFVIENITENWEAKQKVYLELQEHCQEDTIYGVNTSCISITKVGAILPRPEHAIGMHFMNPVPLKQMVEIIKGYYTSEDTIRKIKDFLKAIDKKPVLVNDSPGFVTNRVLMPMINECIWAVHDGVAAPQDVDKIFRLGFSHKMGPLATADLIGLDTILNSILVLYESYNDPKYRPCPLLVKMVDAGLLGKKSGKGFFDYTSVLAHSHA; encoded by the coding sequence ATGCATACATTTGAAACGATTGGGATTATTGGTGCAGGGGTAATGGGTTCCGATTTGGCCTTGGATCTGGCAAGCCAGGGGTACCGGGTCATCCTGAAAGATATCCATGAAGAGGCACTGGAAAAGGCCAAGGTCAAAATCAGGGAAGACTTCAAGCTGGTAAAGCTGATGAAAAAAGAGCTGCCGGTAAAAAAAATTGAACAAGTGCTTTCCAACATCATGTTCACGACTACATATCAAAGCTTCCATGCGGTTCCCTTTGTGATTGAAAATATCACGGAAAACTGGGAAGCCAAACAAAAGGTATATCTGGAACTCCAAGAGCATTGTCAGGAAGATACCATTTATGGTGTGAACACAAGCTGTATTTCCATTACGAAGGTAGGCGCAATCCTCCCCAGACCGGAGCATGCAATCGGCATGCATTTTATGAATCCGGTCCCGCTCAAGCAGATGGTGGAGATCATTAAAGGCTACTATACATCAGAGGATACGATCCGGAAGATCAAGGACTTTTTGAAAGCGATTGACAAGAAGCCTGTTCTGGTCAACGACTCACCGGGTTTTGTGACCAACCGCGTCCTGATGCCGATGATTAACGAATGTATTTGGGCCGTTCATGACGGGGTTGCCGCACCGCAGGATGTGGATAAGATTTTCCGCTTAGGCTTCAGCCATAAAATGGGCCCGCTCGCAACTGCCGATTTGATCGGGCTGGATACAATTTTGAATTCTATCCTGGTTTTGTACGAGAGCTATAACGATCCGAAATACCGCCCGTGTCCGTTGCTGGTCAAAATGGTAGACGCAGGGCTGCTGGGGAAAAAGAGCGGCAAAGGATTTTTTGATTACACGTCTGTTCTGGCCCATAGCCATGCGTAA
- a CDS encoding HAD-IIIC family phosphatase, which produces MKNGIKCVVWDLDNTLWDGVLSEGDEVTLKPQIKEILEELDHRGILLSVASKNNLDDAMNKLKEFEIDHYFLYPQIHWEPKSKSLDAIRQSINIGMDTLLFIDDRPFELDEVKSVHAAINCVHADHYQELLDHPSLIPAFITEDSVKRRLMYLEDMKRKQEEEAFSGTSEEFLKSLGMKFIISEAEEEDLKRAEELTVRTNQLNSTGRIYSYDELNHFRVSPGHKLFVCELTDKYGSYGKIGIALAELTDTHWHIKLLIMSCRVISHGVGTVLLTHIMQQAKQANKRLLADFKNTERNKMMYVSYRFSNFKEIAKAEDGFVILENDLTTIQKFPPYIELLVQ; this is translated from the coding sequence ATTAAAAACGGAATTAAATGCGTCGTGTGGGATTTGGACAATACCCTCTGGGATGGCGTTCTGTCCGAGGGGGATGAGGTCACGTTAAAACCGCAGATCAAGGAGATTCTGGAGGAACTGGATCACCGGGGAATTCTGCTGTCCGTTGCCAGCAAAAACAATCTCGACGATGCGATGAACAAACTGAAGGAGTTTGAAATCGACCACTATTTTCTGTATCCCCAAATCCATTGGGAGCCGAAATCAAAGTCACTGGATGCTATCCGCCAGTCGATCAACATCGGGATGGATACGCTATTGTTTATCGATGACCGGCCGTTTGAGCTGGATGAGGTGAAAAGTGTTCATGCAGCCATCAATTGCGTTCATGCCGATCACTACCAGGAGCTGCTTGACCATCCTTCGCTGATCCCCGCCTTTATTACAGAGGATTCAGTCAAAAGAAGGCTCATGTACCTGGAGGATATGAAACGTAAACAGGAAGAAGAAGCGTTCTCGGGAACCAGCGAGGAGTTCCTGAAATCGCTGGGCATGAAATTCATCATCAGTGAGGCTGAGGAGGAGGATTTGAAGCGTGCGGAAGAATTAACTGTGCGCACCAATCAGTTGAATTCGACGGGCCGGATCTACAGCTACGACGAGCTGAATCACTTCCGGGTATCCCCCGGCCATAAGCTGTTTGTCTGTGAGCTAACCGATAAATACGGGTCTTACGGCAAAATTGGCATCGCCTTGGCCGAGCTGACGGATACCCATTGGCATATCAAGCTGCTGATTATGTCCTGCCGGGTGATTTCGCACGGGGTTGGCACGGTTCTGCTGACACATATCATGCAGCAAGCCAAACAAGCTAATAAAAGGCTGCTGGCTGATTTTAAGAATACGGAACGCAATAAAATGATGTACGTCTCCTACAGGTTCTCCAATTTCAAAGAGATAGCCAAAGCGGAGGACGGCTTTGTGATTCTGGAAAATGATTTAACAACGATTCAGAAATTTCCTCCGTATATCGAGCTGCTTGTCCAGTAA
- a CDS encoding acyl carrier protein has protein sequence MSMHEQIRNFIQDNLVVFDDEVEFSNEDNIFELGFVNSLFAMKLVTYIESEFNTTIESDEMDINNFNTIDNIVSFINSKTVYQ, from the coding sequence ATGAGCATGCACGAGCAAATCCGCAATTTTATTCAGGATAATCTGGTAGTGTTTGATGATGAGGTTGAATTCAGCAACGAAGACAATATTTTCGAGCTTGGCTTCGTGAATTCACTGTTTGCCATGAAATTGGTAACGTATATTGAGAGTGAATTCAATACGACCATTGAGAGTGATGAAATGGATATCAACAATTTCAATACGATAGATAACATCGTAAGCTTTATCAATTCGAAAACGGTCTATCAATAA
- a CDS encoding SAM-dependent methyltransferase produces MKLKNGEAPAFDTDAYFHNVRDLLSENAHLLALVLGDVLRKLLKGIQVQPQPRILELGAGTGFLTRLLLTMYGGSGVLVDNCRTSFDAYSRIKEKNEDRITYRLEDIFALKVPEPFDIVCSFGLIEHFQEKQEILSIHKEHCRPDGHMILIVPMDSFLTRAYYEVHPEINLGYRELLTKKTALEQIQTSGLQPVRAEVSQGYVYDFLTVLCK; encoded by the coding sequence ATGAAGCTGAAGAACGGGGAAGCTCCGGCGTTTGACACGGATGCGTATTTTCACAATGTCAGGGATTTGCTGAGTGAGAACGCTCATCTGCTGGCACTGGTCTTGGGGGACGTATTGCGCAAGCTGTTAAAGGGCATTCAGGTACAGCCGCAGCCAAGAATACTGGAGCTGGGGGCGGGTACGGGATTTCTGACCCGTCTTTTACTGACCATGTACGGGGGAAGCGGAGTTTTGGTGGATAATTGCCGGACCTCATTTGACGCCTATAGCCGGATAAAAGAAAAGAATGAGGACCGCATTACGTACCGGTTGGAAGATATATTTGCCTTAAAGGTGCCGGAACCGTTTGATATAGTTTGCAGCTTTGGGCTAATCGAACATTTTCAAGAGAAGCAGGAGATTCTGTCCATCCACAAGGAGCATTGCCGCCCGGACGGTCATATGATTCTGATCGTGCCGATGGACAGCTTTTTGACACGGGCCTATTACGAGGTTCATCCCGAAATCAACCTGGGGTATAGAGAGCTGTTAACCAAGAAGACTGCATTGGAACAGATTCAGACAAGCGGGCTGCAGCCGGTCCGGGCTGAAGTCAGCCAGGGTTATGTCTATGATTTTTTGACGGTTTTGTGTAAGTGA
- a CDS encoding acyl-CoA dehydrogenase family protein: MAMTRNNSQSILEEVKQFVEEDIRPFAADFEEQQALPRELIRKMGRKGYLGASFPEEFGGLELDPLEYGSLVEEIGKGALSAAMLLTVSTGLVGETLIRWGTKYQQQKYVLPIARGEKIGAFALTEPGVGSGAKDVESAYEKVGDNYRITGRKKWISFGEIADFFIVIAAEPSSKAVSAFLVDRNLEGVKIKKMQGLLSCAASQLADIELTGVEVGPEMMVGKEGMGFAGIANFALDYGRFNVAWMGVGLAQEALEVMVTYARKRSQSGQKIFHHQLIKGIIGDNVTNIMAARSLCKEAARMRIENHPDAAIHTTAAKYYSSTVANKAAADAIQVLGANGCSRRFPVERLFREAKVLEIIEGTSQLQQQIIALYGANKYYQPKRIKEI, encoded by the coding sequence ATGGCGATGACAAGGAATAACTCACAAAGCATTCTGGAAGAAGTAAAACAGTTTGTCGAGGAAGACATCCGGCCCTTCGCGGCTGATTTCGAAGAACAGCAGGCTCTCCCCCGCGAGTTAATCCGGAAGATGGGGCGGAAAGGGTATCTGGGAGCGAGCTTCCCTGAAGAGTTCGGGGGGCTGGAGCTGGACCCGCTTGAATATGGCAGTCTGGTTGAAGAGATCGGCAAAGGAGCCTTGTCCGCCGCGATGCTGCTTACGGTAAGCACGGGTCTGGTTGGCGAAACGCTCATCCGTTGGGGCACCAAATACCAACAACAGAAGTATGTTCTGCCCATTGCCAGGGGGGAGAAGATCGGTGCGTTTGCGTTGACCGAGCCGGGCGTGGGAAGCGGAGCGAAGGATGTTGAGAGCGCTTACGAAAAAGTTGGAGACAACTACCGGATCACCGGCCGGAAAAAATGGATATCCTTCGGCGAAATCGCTGATTTTTTTATCGTCATTGCTGCCGAACCATCAAGCAAGGCCGTCAGTGCTTTTCTCGTCGACCGCAATCTGGAAGGCGTGAAGATAAAAAAAATGCAGGGGCTGCTGTCTTGCGCCGCCTCACAGCTTGCTGACATCGAGCTTACCGGTGTTGAAGTCGGGCCGGAAATGATGGTTGGCAAGGAAGGGATGGGTTTTGCCGGAATCGCCAATTTTGCCTTGGACTACGGACGCTTCAACGTGGCATGGATGGGTGTAGGGTTGGCGCAGGAGGCTTTGGAAGTGATGGTTACTTACGCCAGAAAAAGAAGCCAGTCCGGGCAAAAAATCTTTCACCATCAGCTCATCAAGGGAATTATCGGAGATAATGTCACGAATATTATGGCTGCACGTTCGTTGTGTAAGGAGGCCGCAAGGATGAGAATCGAAAATCACCCGGATGCTGCAATCCACACGACAGCGGCCAAATATTACTCGTCTACCGTTGCCAACAAGGCTGCCGCCGATGCCATTCAGGTTCTCGGAGCCAACGGATGCAGCAGGCGGTTTCCGGTGGAACGCCTGTTCAGAGAGGCCAAAGTCCTTGAAATCATTGAAGGGACTTCACAGCTTCAGCAGCAGATAATCGCCTTGTATGGCGCAAATAAATATTATCAGCCAAAAAGGATTAAAGAAATATGA